A genomic window from Camelina sativa cultivar DH55 chromosome 2, Cs, whole genome shotgun sequence includes:
- the LOC109127059 gene encoding uncharacterized protein LOC109127059, with product MPITFDGKDLEGLDLTHNDPLVVELLIGESEVTRILIDTGSSVNVIFRDVLAKMEVGERDIMPECHSLTGFDGDHLMSVGTITLPIFVGGIARYFRFAVIDKPTIYNVILGTPWLHKMKAQSKQRVSDDSASPTDGKPTAVQQGVAAVEEVNLDENDKKRCVNIGTEITAAMRNELILFLKANISMFAWSVTDMKGIDPSVTTHELNADPTHKPVKQKRRKLGPERSQAENDEVDKLLGAGSIVEVKYPEWLANPVVVKKKNGKWRVCVDFTDLNKACPKDSFPLPRIDQLVEATAGNNLLTFMDAFSGYNQILMHDQEKTSFITDRGTYCYKVMPFGLKNAGATYQRLVNKMFAEQLGRTMEVYIDDMLVKSQRAKDHITHLRQCFDTLNKYGMKLNPAKCTFAVKSGEFLGYLVTRRGIEANPKQIKAIIDLPLPKNAREVQRLTGRIAALNRFISRSTDKCLPFYQLLKTKESAVSDVLVKDDREEQRPVFYISKSLDDAETRYPTDEKVALAVITSARKLRPYFQSHIVAVLSNQPLRSILHSPNQSGRLTKWAIELSEYDIEYRTRPAAKSQVLANFLIELPFGEAEPTPIDPSDDRWILHVDGASSHLGSGVGIRLTSPTGEILEQSFRLRFQATNNVAEYEALIAGLKLANGMQIKRIRAFCDSQLVANQFSGEYDTKSEPMAAYLDVVRILSKRFDEFELIKIPRGDNAPADALAALASTSDPDLR from the exons ATGCCAATCACTTTTGACGGAAAAGATCTAGAAGGTTTGGATTTAACGCATAACGATCCATTGGTCGTCGAACTCTTGATCGGCGAAAGTGAGGTGACGAGAATATTGATCGACACTGGAAGCTCAGTCAACGTCATCTTCAGAGACGTGTTGGCCAAAATGGAAGTCGGCGAACGGGACATTATGCCAGAATGTCACTCTTTAACGGGCTTCGACGGGGATCATCTTATGTCCGTCGGCACCATCACCTTACCAATCTTCGTTGGAGGGATAGCCAGATACTTCCGGTTCGCGGTTATCGACAAGCCAACGATCTACAACGTCATCCTTGGAACCCCATGGCTCCACAAGATGAAAGCC caatcaaagcagcGGGTCAGCGACGATAGCGCGTCACCAACAGACGGAAAGCCGACTGCCGTCCAACAGGGCGTTGCCGCGGTCGAGGAGGTGAACCTAGACGAAAACGACAAGAAACGATGCGTGAATATCGGTACAGAGATAACAGCCGCCATGCGGAACGAGTTGATACTTTTCCTCAAAGCCAATATCTCGATGTTTGCATGGAGCGTGACTGATATGAAGGGGATCGATCCAAGTGTCACAACCCATGAACTCAATGCCGACCCAACGCATAAGCCGGTCAAGCAAAAACGGCGCAAGTTAGGTCCCGAACGATCACAAGCAGAGAACGACGAAGTTGACAAACTCCTTGGCGCCGGGTCAATTGTAGAAGTGAAATATCCCGAGTGGTTAGCTAACCCGGTggtcgtcaaaaagaagaatggaaagtgGCGAGTTTGCGTCGATTTTACCGATCTTAACAAAGCCTGTCCAAAAGATAGTTTCCCATTGCCAAGAATTGATCAACTCGTCGAGGCAACCGCCGGCAACAACCTATTAACCTTTATGGACGCCTTCTCTGGTTACAACCAGATTCTAATGCACGACCAGGAAAAAACGTCGTTCATCACGGATAGAGGGACCTACTGTTATAAAGTTATGCCCTTTGGCCTGAAAAACGCAGGAGCGACGTACCAACGGCTAGTCAACAAAATGTTCGCCGAGCAACTCGGCCGGACTATGGAGGTTTATATCGACGACATGCTCGTCAAATCTCAACGTGCAAAGGATCATATCACTCATCTCCGACAATGTTTCGACACCCTAAACAAGTATGGGATGAAGCTGAACCCAGCCAAATGCACCTTTGCAGTTAAGTCCGGCGAATTTCTTGGGTACCTGGTAACCAGACGAGGCATCGAGGCGAACCCAAAGCAAATTAAGGCAATCATCGACTTGCCACTACCAAAGAATGCCAGAGAAGTTCAACGACTAACCGGACGGATCGCCGCCCTAAATCGTTTTATATCCAGATCGACCGACAAGTGTCTACCATTTTACCAGCTTCTCAAAACCAAGG AGTCAGCTGTCAGTGATGTACTCGTTAAAGACGATCGAGAAGAGCAACGACCCGTCTTTTACATAAGCAAATCACTCGACGACGCGGAAACTCGCTACCCGACAGACGAGAAGGTTGCCCTAGCAGTCATCACGTCCGCAAGGAAGCTGCGACCGTATTTTCAGTCGCATATTGTCGCTGTCCTGTCCAACCAGCCTTTACGGTCTATACTGCACAGCCCGAACCAATCGGGTCGATTAACGAAATGGGCAATCGAACTTAGTGAGTACGACATCGAGTATCGAACTCGTCCGGCTGCGAAGTCCCAAGTACTCGCCAATTTTTTGATCGAACTTCCGTTTGGGGAAGCCGAACCAACACCCATTGACCCGTCAGACGACCGGTGGATCCTGCATGTGGACGGAGCATCCTCTCATCTTGGATCAGGAGTAGGGATTCGACTAACCTCGCCGACTGGTGAAATTTTGGAGCAATCCTTCCGTCTCCGATTCCAAGCAACCAACAACGTCGCCGAGTATGAAGCACTCATCGCCGGTCTAAAGCTCGCCAACGGAATGCAGATCAAGCGGATAAGAGCCTTCTGCGACTCTCAGCTCGTCGCCAATCAGTTCAGTGGAGAATATGACACCAAAAGCGAACCTATGGCCGCCTACCTTGATGTCGTTAGGATTTTGTCAAAACGCTTCGACGAATTCGAGCTCATCAAAATTCCCAGAGGAGACAATGCCCCGGCCGACGCTTTGGCAGCACTCGCTTCAACATCGGATCCCGACCTTCGGTGA
- the LOC104756084 gene encoding LOW QUALITY PROTEIN: putative FBD-associated F-box protein At5g56820 (The sequence of the model RefSeq protein was modified relative to this genomic sequence to represent the inferred CDS: inserted 2 bases in 1 codon) → MKAPRLGSEEVLCSDRISHLPDDLLFRILSFIPTRHAISTSLLSKRWKFVWKMMPTLDLHEYSISKIDSLHFENFCGMYLQSLEAPVLTSLNLTVRSYSRNITDRLLSKIQSTILEITITSNCPIFISIRFSWYLNFCQTLVVMKLQYIEVDIEVVDILTPVCFRSLKCLHLTDVIYSRKEYFPTLLSACPVLEDLNLIIETIRCNRLDSFTISVPSLQRLSICEETFSGGRTMYEINTPSLKYLKLSGRLCCFKFVEDMPMLAEAHIKTFDYENKNKKLMRFLTSVERLSIHFSFSMVLDLTDSFFHRLLHLELYLDNGXLKHSPNLQALKLNNKKPLISLNYQPRYVSKPDTVPECLTFHLETLEWRGYVGRLEDKEIAEYILGNARCLNMAMISRFFPSDHYLHRNGLKKDQRIVKDQRIMEELKSIYKASTSCQLVIQRQHYP, encoded by the exons ATGAAAGCTCCAAGATTAGGAAGTGAAGAGGTTTTATGTTCAGATAGGATTAGTCACTTACCTGACGATTTGCTTTTCCGAATACTTTCGTTTATTCCGACAAGACATGCCATCTCCACGAGCTTATTGTCTAAACGATGGAAGTTTGTGTGGAAGATGATGCCAACACTTGATCTTCATGAATACTCTATTTCCAAAATTGACTCCCttcattttgaaaatttttgtgGCATGTACTTGCAATCACTTGAAGCTCCGGTTCTTACGAGTTTGAATCTCACAGTTAGGAGTTATAGTAGAAATATTACAGATCGTCTGTTATCAAAAATTCAGTCCACTATTCTGGAGATCACAATCACTTCTAATTGTCCAATATTCATTTCTATCAGATTCTCATGGTATCTTAATTTCTGCCAAACACTTGTCGTGATGAAACTCCAATACATTGAAGTTGACATTGAAGTTGTGGATATTTTAACCCCGGTTTGTTTCCGGTCCTTGAAATGTTTGCATCTCACCGACGTGATATACTCACGCAAAGAATATTTTCCCACACTTTTATCAGCatgtcctgttcttgaagatctaAATCTCATCATCGAAACAATCCGCTGTAACCGTCTTGACTCGTTTACCATATCTGTCCCTTCCTTACAGAGATTGTCTATATGTGAAGAGACATTCTCCGGTGGCCGCACCATGTATGAGATAAATACTCCTTCTTTGAAGTACTTAAAACTTTCGGGTCGTCTCTGTTGCTTTAAGTTTGTTGAGGATATGCCCATGTTAGCTGAGGcacatattaaaacttttgattatgaaaataagaataagaaactCATGAGATTTCTTACCTCTGTTGAACGTCTTTCAATACACTTTTCCTTTTCAATG GTTCTGGATCTTACAGATAGTTTCTTCCACCGCCTTCTTCATCTCGAGCTGTATTTGGACAACGG ACTCAAACATTCTCCTAATCTACAAGCTCTCAAACTCAACAACAAG AAACCTTTAATTTCTCTCAACTATCAACCGAGATATGTTAGTAAACCGGACACTGTTCCTGAGTGCTTGACCTTCCATCTTGAAACTCTTGAGTGGCGAGGCTATGTAGGAAGATTGGAAGATAAAGAAATAGCTGAATACATTTTGGGAAACGCTCGTTGTCTAAACATGGCTATGATCTCTCGGTTTTTCCCCTCTGATCACTATCTCCATCGCAACGGCCTGAAGAAGGACCAGAGGATAGTGAAGGACCAGAGGATCATGGAGGagttaaaatctatatataaggCTTCAACTTCATGTCAACTTGTAATTCAGCGCCAGCATTATCCATag